DNA from Eleftheria terrae:
GTGCGGGCGGCAGGGCCTGCACACCCGCGGGTCGCTCCTTGCACCAGCGCCGCGCCAGGTTCGCGTTGACCCCATACTTGAGCGCGACGCCCGAAAGCGAGGCGCCCGGTACCCGACAAGCATCGACCACCGTCTGCTTGAATTCCTCAGCATGCGGGCGTCGCTTACAAGGCGTGTCGGCTGCGCTCTTGCCACTCTTGTTAGCGTCCACTATGTCCATAGTGGGAACTTTCCAACGCCAGCGGGACTGGATCAATGTGCCCAGACCGGACGCCTACGGCTTGAACGTGCGCTGGAGTTGAGATGAAACCTCCCTGGCTTCTTTCGATGCGCATCGGACTCTGCTGCGCTGTGCTTGATAGGCGCCAAATGCTTTGATTGCGCCCTCCTGCTCTCCGGCGAGCTGGGGACGGTTCAGCCTTCGGCTGACCTTCTCGAACAGGCCCTAGTCGTAATGCGTCATGTGTAGTCGTAGTGCTTGAGTCGCGAGGTCGTGAGTCAGGGTCAAGGTCAAGGCTCCTTCGTGCGGTGAGCTGAATTCGGCCTTCTTCACTAGCGTTGCATCGTGCTGCTCGGAAGCGTCAAGCCCTCCAGCCTTATAGGAGAACCCGCTCTCATCGGCGTACCGTTTCATGTCGGCCCAAGCAGCGTCTGCTTTGCTGACGTCAACTTGGTAGCTCACCTCGGATTGCGGCAGCTTCGTGCCATCTCCCACAGAGCCGAAATACTTCACTGTCAACGCATCAGATGGCACTGGTGTATGCCGAATGAAGCTCGAGAGGCCAAGGTAATACGTCAGCGACCCCGGCACGGGCGAATAATCCTCCAGCGAAAACAGATAGAGTGCGGCGCCAAAGCGCCCGCAAACCATCAATACGACGAGAATCGCGATGAACTGAAGAGAGCGGCGAATGGGCATGAGCGGCGAGTGCGGTGGCGGATCTGGAAGATTGATCGGTCAACCTGCCAGGCAGGTACAGGCAGGGAAGATCGAATAACGCCGTGTCGCTTGGCGGTGCCAACCTTGTGTCGTCACTGCCTGGCAGCAGGCACCCAGAGTTTCGTCAGTTCACCGCCACAGTCAAGCAGCCCACCATGATCCTCATGCGGGCCTGCGCTCGTCTTGCGAGGCTGGCGGTCTCAAGCCATTTGCCGCTGAGCAGCAACTGGGAAACGCGGGTTCTGCCGTCTCGGAGTGGAGACTCCTCCCCCAGTAGCCGGTACGTCTGGTGTTTCGCGGCGGCTGAGCTGAGAGATGTCGTTCCTGATTGAACCGGTTCCCTGCGCGTGCAGCGGCGCGGCTGCCACCGGCCAGCCGCATGGCGGCAGTAGCCCGACGGCCGATCTCCAACGCCCAGCAGATCGGCTCGACTCCGAAGTCATGCCAATCCATCTCGACAAACGCCTTCAAGGCTTCGTGCGGCGCTCGGGCTCCGCGGGCGCGGAATACGCGCTGGCGAGCTTCAGGATCTCGTCGGCTCGGTGCAGCTCCTTGACCTCGCACTTCGGCTCCCTCACCCGCTACGCCTCGGCGGTCGTCGTACCCGCGCGCGTGCCCACATCGATCTCCGACCGCTTCACCCATTCCAGCAGCGTCTGTGGCACGCCACCATCTTCGGCGCGGTCGACTCCACCGACGGGTACTTCGCCGGGAGCCGGGGCCGGCCAGCATGCCATGGCCTTCCTTTGCGACTGTCCCGCCGCGCGGGGCGCCGGCCGCCACCGCCAGCGTCGGGCCGTGCGGCACCAGGGCGCGCCGCCGGTGCGCGCCGCTTGTCGACGCGCCGGTCTCGCACCGGCCCAGGTGGGCCGCAAGCCGCGGCCCGAAGGGGCCTTACCGCCCGGCCAATGCGTTGAGCTTCTGCATCAGTGACGCGATGCCGCGCGGTGGCAGGAAGGTGGGATTGTTGCCGCTGAGCACGTCTTTCATCCTGCGCTCGATGTAAGGACGGTATTCCTCGGCATGCGTCATGATGTAGAAGCGCTCGTCCCGTATCGCCGCCAGCACCTGCTCGCCGACCGCGCGCGGACTCAGCCCCTGCTTTAGCTGCTCGGCATACCATTCCTGGACCGCGACCGCCACCGGATCGATGGCGGCCGGCGTGCTGCCGGCCAGCTCGGCCGGCCGGTTGCGCTGCGAGGCCAGGATGTTGGTGTCGACACATCCCGGGCACAGGACGGATATCTTCGGCTTGTAGCGCCCGTGCCGCAGTTCCCAGTACACCCCCTCCGACAACGCAACCAGCGCAAACTTGCTGACCCCGTACAGCGTGTTGTCGTCGGAGATCAGCCCTGAGGTCGACGCAGTGTTGACAATGTGGGCTTCGGTTCCCTGCTCGATCATGATGGGCAGGAACGATCGCAGGCCGTGCACTGCGCCCATCAGGTTGACCCCGAGGATCCAGTGCCAGTCCTGCAGGCTGTTGGTCCAGCTGGGGCCGGCACGCACGCCGACTCCCGCGTTATTGCACAGCACGTGGACCGCGCCGTACCGACGCAGCGTCTGCCGCGCCAGTTCATCGACCTGATCGGCCTTGGAGACGTCGCATCGGACGGCGTGCACATCGGCCCCCGCGTCGCGCAAGGCCTGGGTCGTCGCATCCAGGGCCGATGGCTCCACGTCGCTCAACACGACTCGCATGCCCGCTGCGGCGAAGACCTCGGCCATGCCGCGCCCGATGCCGCTGGCCGCTCCGGTGATCACGGCAACCTTGTTGTTCAGCTCTTTCATATCGCTCCAGAAGGAAAGTGATGGTGCGACTGCGCCCGGGCAGGACGGCACGCCATCCGTCGCACGCGCCCTTGGCGTGCCCCGCGGGCAAGGCGGCGAGCCGCACCGTCGTGCCGGTGGCATGGCGGCATGGCGGCTCCTGGCGAGCCTGGCGCCGCCGAGAGCGCGCCAGACAGGGTTCCGGCAAGCGCCGACATGGGCACGTCCCCTAGATGCCCAGGATCATTGCCGCAAAGCGCTGGGCGATGGACGGATCCAGACCATGCCTCGCCGGCTCGATGGCAAAACGCTGCGCCAGCGCTGCCACCTGGCGGTGTTCGTCGGGATGCTGCAGGCAATGCTGCAGCAGCGCAGCGGTGTGCTGCTCCAGCTCGGCCTCCGCCGCGACCGTGTGCGGATCGAAGCGCGGCAGCGACGACCATGCGTCCCGCGGCACCGCGTCGGCACGCCATTGGAAGCTCAAGCCGCTGCCGTCGTGGCGGGCCAGCAGCGGCAGTGACACGTCGCGGCCGACGCGCAGTTCAGGCAACCACTGCAGCCCTTGCTTCCAGTGCAGCGGCATGCCGCTGCCTGGCGCATTGGAAAGCGAACTCGCGATGTCCATCTGCAGGTCGAACCAGAACAACACCGCGCCTGCCGTGCCGTCGGCGACGCAGGGAACATCGAGCGTCTTCTCTTCGGGTGTCGGCGTGGCGGTGGAGAAATCGAAGCTGAACACGTCGAAGGGCGCGGTCAAGGCGCGGTATGCGAGGCGTTCCGCGTCGACGTTGATGAAAGACCGCGAGAACCGATAGGGGTTCAGCAAATTCACGTCGACCCCGAGGACCTGGTCAAGCCGGCACTCGACCACCATCGCCCGTATCCGGGCCCCCATCGGCAGATAGCCTGCGTGCTCGGTCAGCAGGTGTTCGCGTGCGTGGGCGAGCAGGCGCAGCACCCCTTTGCCGATCAGGCTGCAGTCGAACAGCTCGAACACCGCCAGGTCGGCACGCCGGGGGCTGTGGTCAGGCACCCGGACCTCGCGGCAGTCCTGGTGGAGCAGCGTGATGCGGTCCTCCATGCCGTTCAGCCGGATCACATCGGCTGCGGCGCCAGCCATCTCCGGGTCGACCTCGCAGGCGAGCACGTGCTGCGCCCCCGCCTCGGCGGCCATCATCGACAACAGGCCAAAGCCCGCGCCGATGTCCAGCGCCAGTTCGCACGGACGGGTGCCGATGGCACGCAGCAACGACGCCTGGTAGGCGTCATTGCGCCGCCTGTCTCCCAACATCCGCAGGTACCACGACGGCAAGCTGCCGGTTCGCAACCGCGTCGCGGGCGGCTGCGTCTGCAGGTAAAGGCGGTTCTCGTTGACATGCACCCGCAGCGACAGCGGTTCGCCTCCCTGCGTAACCTCGATCGGATCGGTGTACTGCACACCCGGCTTGATGCACGACAGCGCGCTGCCGGGCGCGTTGTCGAGGCAGGCTCCGCCAAGATCGAGTTCGTACCAGAAGATGAGCGCCTCGACGCTGCCCGTGCTGACGACCGGCATCGGCACGTCCCACACCGTCTCGGCGAAATCCTCGAAATCGATGCTACCAAGGCGGACGGCCGGCGTCAGCGGCCTCCAATGCTCCGACGACAGCTCCAGCGCCTGCGGATACGGACTCCAGCGGAGCCGCTCGACGGGCTCCAGGCGATATCCGGTCCCCGGATACACCCACTGGACAGCCATCGCGAACAGCGTCGCCCGCGTCGGGAGCACCCGGACCTGCGCACCGGTGCCGGACCGCCGATGCTGGCGCACCGCCTTCACAATGCCGGTGCCGAGCAAGGCGTGGTCGAGGTGAGCAAACACCACGGCGTCGCAGTCCGGCTCGGCCAGGCTCGACTCGTCGGCCGCCACCACCTCGACATGCTGCGTATGGGCCTCGAAGGACTCGCGCCGCTGCTCTTCGGACCACTGGGGTATCTGGGCGCCATGCCGGGCATGCCACTGCTTCAGCAACTGCTTTTGCAACACACCGCGCGCGATGCGCGCCTCCAGGGGAGAGGCCTCGAGCAGGTGCACCGACGCAGCGCCCTGTTCGAGGCTCCTTGCGCCCAGCACCCCCAGCTCACTGCCTCGCAACAGCACCCGGCCGCCCGCCAAGGTCGCCAGCGCGCGATCCCACGCGCCCATCCAGACGGGGTCCTCCAGGCGGACCAGCGTGTGGGCCACGTGGCGCAGCGCGCTGTACCGCGCGAGATGCCGCTTGAGCCCGTTCACCATCGCATCGCCAGCCGAAGCGGGCAGCGCGGCATCCTCGAACAGCGCGGGGTCGAACGCCAGGTCGGCGGGCGGTGCCGGCCCCTCCGTCCGCACGGCGGCTGGCCCGGCCGGCGCAGGCGGCGCGTGCGGGGGCGAAGCCGCGGCCCGGTCTCGCACCGCGGCTTCGAGCGACACCACCCGCCGCTGCACATCAGCCTGGAGGCCCTCGATGGACAACACCTGCCGATACAGCTGGTGCGCGGCGCCCCACTGCTGCAGCCGCTCGTGCACCTCGGCCTGCAGCAGATGGCCGAGCGCGTCGTCAGGGGCCAGCTCGACCACGTACCGCGCGTCGGCCAGGGCCTCCGTGGCGCGCCCCAGCGCCAGATACACACGCGCCCGATCGCGGCGCCAGCCGGGCTGGTCGGGCTCGGCCTGGACCAACTGGTCGTAGTAAGGCAGGGCCAGGTCCGGTCGCCGAGCGCCGAGATGGCGCATGGCCTGGGCTTCGAGATAGGGCGTCGCACGGCGCATCACGTCTTGCGGCAGGTCCGACAACGCGGCCTTCATGGCGGCGCCGTCGCCGCTGGCCAGGGCGGCGGCGAGGTCGTGGCTCCAATCGTGCATGGGTCTCCTGTTCAGGTGAACGACAGGCACCGGGCGGGGTGGGCGCAGCGCGCCGCCCTGCACCGTCGTCTGTCATCGTGGTCCCTCATCGTGCGTCGGCGCCCGACATGGCGAGAAAGCGCTCGTTGAGCAGCCGGGCGGTCTCCGTCATCAAGCGCAGGCCGATCATGTCCACATGGCGGTTGCGCCACGACTGCAGTTCGGTGCCCTTGACCCACTGGTTGAAGGCACCCATGGCAGGGCCGCAATGGATTTGGTAATCGACCTTCTGCTCGTCGCGGCCCTGCAGGGCCAGCCGCGTGGTATGGACGAAGTACCACCGGAAGATCAGCGCCATCTTCTGCTTGGGGTTGCGTTCGATTTCGGCAATCCTGCCCGGCTCGGTGCGCTCGTAGTACTCGCGGGTCTCTCGCCACACCTCGTCGAACGACCGCTTGAAGTACTGGTCCTGCAGCCGTTGCCGCGTCTTGGCATCGATCTCGTCCAGCGAGTTGTGTCGCTGGTACAACTCATAGAGCTTGTTGGCGCGCGCCGGAAAGAACAGGCCGCGCTTGGCCACCTGCACCCGCGCACCGATCTCGAACATGTCGCCGGCCGGCGCGTAGTCGGTGTCCTGCACGTTCAACTCCTGCAGCAGGTCCTTGACGGCGTCACTGGTACGCGCCTCCACGGTGCACTGGTTGATGGAGCCCGTCAGGATGAAGTCCGCACCCATGACGAAGGCCGCTGCCGCGGCATGAGGGGTGCCGATGCCGCCGGCCGCGCCGACGAAGATCGGCGTGGCATAGCGGTGTTCCGACATCATGCGGTCCCGCAGCGAGAACATCGCCGGCATCAGCGCATAGGCCACGCCTTGGTCGGTATGCCCGCCCGAGTCCGCCTCCACGCAGATCTCGTCGGCCATCGGGATGAGGCGGCCCAGTTCGGCCTCCACCTCGGTGATCCTGCCACTCTCCCGCAACTCGCGCACGATGGCCTGTGGCGCGGGGCTCATGAACGCGGCGGCCACCTCGGGCCGAGACACTTTCGCCAGCATGCGGCGCGGCCGCGTGATGCTGCCGTCCGCCGCGCGCTGCAGGCCGCTGAGCCGGCAGCGCACCAGGCTGGGCGTCATGTGCAGGAAGGCAGCCGCCTCCACGAACGGGACGCCGCGGCTGATCACCAGGTCAACCGTCTGCTCTTCGAGCTCCGGCTTCTCGAGGTGACAGATCAGGTTCAACCCATAGGCCTGGCGATGCGACAGCCGCGCCTGGATGTAGCTGATGGCCGCCTCGATCTCCGAGAAGCGCATGCCGCCGGTGCCAACATAGGCCAGCATGCCGGCACGGCCCATCGCAACCACCAGCTCCGGGGACGCGATGCCTTTGTACAAGCCGCCTCCAAGGTAGGCGTAGCGCAAGCCGTAGTTGCGCCGGAACTCCGCACTGCCCAGCGACTCCGCGGTGATCATCGCCATGTCTGCCGATCTCCTCATGCGCCCCGTCTTGGCCCGGACGTGGCCCCGACGGAGGGCGGGTCGTCCTGGCGAATCTGCTGCACCAGCCGGGTGAGCACGTTGCCCGGTCCGATCTCCTTGAACTCCGTCACGCCTGCGGCCAGCAGGTAGCGCACGCTCTGCGTCCATTTCACCGGGCTGGTGATCTGGCGCACCAGCAAGGACTTGACCACGTCGGCGTCGCCACTGGCGGGATACGGTTCGGCCGTGACATTGGCGATCACCGGGATCTTCGGCGCCGCGATGGACACCGGCGCCAGCGCCTCGAAGTACGCATCGGCGGCCGCGGCGACATAACGGGAATGGAACGCGGCGCTGACCTGCAGCGGCATGAACATGCGCGCACCGGCCTGCTCGAACAGGGGGCCGGCGCGAGCGATGTCAGCCACGGGCCCCGACACCACGATCTGCGAGGGCGAATTGAAGTTGGCGACGTCGATGCTGTCCAGCCCGTGCTCCTGCAGCACATGGCCGATCTGCGCCGCGCCGAGCCCGATCACCGCGCCCATGCCGCCGTTCTTCGCCTGGGCCATCAGCTCACCGCGCCGCTTCACCAGGCGCAAGCCCGTCAGCAGGTCGAAGACGCCGGCGGCCAGCAGTGCGTTGTATTCGCCCAGGCTGTGGCCGGCCACGAAATCGGGCCGCAGCCCCTGCTGAAGCGCCTTGTAGTAATGCAGGGCGTTGACGACATACAGGCAGGGCTGGGTGTACTGCGTCTCCTTGAGCTGCTGGTCCGGGTCCTCCAGGCACAGCCGGCGCAGCGAATAGCCGAGGATGGCATCGACATCCCGCTCGACGCGCGAGTACTCCTCGACTTCATCGAACAGGCCCTGGCCCATGCCGCGTTTTTGCGACCCCTGGCCCGGAAACACGAAAGCAATCATGCGGTTCCTCCTTGTGTAGATGCAGTGATGGAGCTGGAATGGCAGGACGGGTCGGACTCCCGGCTGATGAGCGCGGTCACGCCATCCCCGAGACCCCATGGCCAGATGCCCCGCACCGACGGCGCCGGGCCGGCGCCCTGCAGCCGCTCGGCACAGACCGCGATCAGGTAGCGAGGTGCCAGGCGCAGCTGCCAGAACTGCCAAGGCAGCGTGTCGCCAAGTTCGGGGGCCACCGTGATCCGGACGCCGTGCTCGTGCGGGAAGTCGAAGCTGAACCGGTCCAGCGGAATCGACAGGCCCATGCCGCGGGCCTTGATGTACGACTCCTTGAAGGTCCAGTACTCGAAGAAGCGCTCCTGGCGTTGCTGCAGCGGCACCCGGTGCAGCGCCGCCACTTCCGCGGCCGAGAAGTAGTGATCGGCAATCTCGGTGGAGACCTTGCGCGCCTGGATGTTCTCCACGTCGACGCCAAGCGCACGGTCGCGCGCCACCGCGAGGACGATCACGCCCTGGGTATGGGAGAGGTTGAACAACAGCCGCGCATCGCGCGCCTCGTCGTTCAGCGCCGCCGGCCGGCCATAGGCGTTGGCGGTGAAGACCCAGTCGACCGGCTCGACGGGCAGGTACCGCGACAGCACCGTGCGCACCAGGGCCCGGGTGACCAGGTACCGGCGCCGGTCGTCAGCGCGGTAGAACCGGCCCTGCTGCAACCGCTCGGCCGGGTTGAGCAAGGCCAGGAACGCCGCCAAGGTGGCCTCGTCGTCGATGCGGTCGTAGAAGGCGAGCCACAAGTGGATCTCGCCCGGGCCGAGCAGCTGCAGCATGTCAGGCCGCCCCCATGGCCACCAGCGCATTGAAGTTGCGCACGTCCTGGCCGTAGGGCGTGAGCACCATGTGCGCCCGAGACGCCGAGTCGGCGGGCAGGCCGTGCTTCAGCAGCGTCGACAGGGTGCCGGCCGGGCCAACGTCGATGTAGCGGCAAGGACCTTGCCGCTCCAGCTTCGCGATCGCCTCGCCAAACCGGATCGGGCGGCGGGCGATGTCCCAGAAGTAGCTGCGACCAGGTCGGACCACCACGTCGGCCTCGCTGCAACACAGCAGCGGCAAGCTGGCCGACCGGCAGCGAACCGACCAGGACAAGTCCTCGCAGGCGCTTCGGGCGCTGTCGATCCAGCGCGAGTGGAAGGCGAACGGCACCGGCAGGCGTTGCCAGATGAGGAGGCGCTTGTCGAGTTCCGCCGCGATCCGGTCCAGCTCGGCACTCGGCGCGGACACCACGAAATGCGAGCTGAAGTTGACCGACGCCAGCTCACTGCGACCCGCCAACCCCAGCCGCTCGTACAGCGCCGGCTCGCCCAGCACCGCCAGCATGCCGCCGGGCTCGCAGCAGGCTTCGAAGATGCGCGCCTGCTGCACGACCGCCGCAAGCGCGTCGTCGACCTCCAGGCAGCCGGCCACGGTCGCCGCGGCAAAGGTGCCGGCACTGGCGCCCAGCGTGGCGTCCGGCACGACGCCGGCTGCGATCAGCGCGCGCGCCAGCGCGTACTCGACCATGAAGAGGGCGGGATGGCTGAGCAACAGGCGGTCGAACGCCTCCGACTTGCGCCTGTCCTCCTGGTACAGCACCTGGACGACGGAGTGTCCGGTCAGGCGCCGGACCACCTGGTCCATCGACAGCATCGACTGGCGGAACTCGTCGTTCTGCGCCAACAGCGCCTGTCCCATCTGGTAGTACTGCGATCCCTGTCCCGAGAACATGAAGACGGTTCTCATGCTTGCCAGCCCGCCATCGCTCAGCTCGACAGGTCGACCAGGCCGTGCATGGGCAGCTCCGCCTCCACCTCGGCCTCATAGTCAACCCCCGGGACGCCAAACCCGAACAGCTTGAGGAAGTCGGCGCGGAAGCCGTCGAAGTCACTGACCAGGCGGAGGTTCTCCGTCGTCACCTCCGGCACGAGTCGCTCGACGGCGGCCTGGATGTCGGCGCGCATCTCCTGCTCGTCGACCCGGTTGCGACCCTCGTCGTCGCGGCGTGGGTCGGCGCTGTAGAGACACTCGCCGAACAGCCGGTGGATCTGCTCGATGCAGCCTTCATGCGAGCCGTCCTGCTTCATCAGCCGGAACAGCAGCGCCAGGTAGAGCGGCATCACGGGGATCGCGGCGCTGGCCTGGGTCACCACCGCCTTCAGCACCGACACCGCGGCGTCGTAGCCTTCGCCGCGCAGCGCAGCTGCGGTGCGGTCCAGGTCCTTCTTCGCGGCGCCTATCGTGCCGTCCCAGTAGATCCGGCGGGTGGGGGCGGCACCGACGTAGGTGTAGGCAGTCGTCTTGCACTGCGGCGCCAGCACACCCGCGGCCGACAACGCATGCACCCAGCGCTGCCAGTCGTCGCCGCCCATCACCGCCACGGTGTCGTCGATCTCTTGCTGCGTCGCCGCGGGCAAGGTGAACGGTTTCAGGACCTCACGGCCCGGGTCCAGGCCCACCTGCGTCAGGGATTCGCCGATCGGCTTGAGCACCGACGCATGCACCACCCCGGTGTCCGGGTGCAGGCGGCGCGGCGACGCCAGGCTGTACACGAGCAGGTCGATCTGGCCGAGGTCGGCCTGGATCAGCTCGATCGTCTTGGCTTTCACGCTGTTCGAGAAAGCGTCGCCATTGATGCTCTTCGCGTACAGGCCGGCCTGCTCGGCCGCGCGGTGGAAGGCCACGCTGTTGTACCAGCCGGCGCTCGCGGTGCGAGAGTCGCTGGCCGGTTTCTCGTAGAACACGCCCAGCGTGGCAGCCCCGCCCCCGAAGGCCGCGGTGATGCGCGACGCGAGCCCGTAGCCGGTCGACGCCCCGACCACCAGCACCCGCTTCGGCGCATCGCCCCCCAGCGGCCCCCGGCTGCGGATGTAGCGGATCTGCTCCTCGACGTTGGCGCGGCAGCCTGCTGGATGAGCGGTGGTGCAGATGAAACCTTTTACCTTGGGTCGAATAATCATGAAGCTCATGGGGAAGAGTGGCTGTTGGTGGAAGCTGCCGCGAAAGATCGAGTCATTGCTTCTCTATCAAGTAGTCTTCGATCACCATCGCGTCGAGCCCGGTGGTGTAGAGCACGGCCAAGGCGTCCTCGACCGAGTGCACGATCGGCTTGCCCATCACATTGAGGCTCGTGTTGAGTACCAGCGGCACCCCGGTCAACCGGTGGAACTCGCTGATCAGCGCATGGTAGCGTTCGTTCAAGCTGCGCTTGACGCTTTGCAGACGGCCGGTTCCATCGACATGCACGACAGCCGGCACGTGCTGCCGCACCTCTTCCCGGAAGGCGAGCGTGCGCTCCATGTAGGGCGTGTCCTGGTAGTGCAGGAAGTACTCGGGCCCGTATTCCGCCAGGATGGACGGTGCGAACGGCCGAAACTCCTCCCGGAACTTGACCCGGGCATTGATCTTGTCCTTCATGTCGGCGCGTCGCGGATCGGCGAGGATCGATCGGTTGCCGAGCGCGCGGGGACCGAATTCGGCCCGGCCCTGCACCCAGCCGATGATCTTGCCCTCGCTCAGCAGCTGTGCCGTGCGCCGGCAGATGTCGTCGGGCAGGTGCTGGAGCCCGGGAATGCGGCTGTAGCGGGCCAGGTCCTGCAAGGACGACTTCGACATCGTCGAGCCCAGGTAGGGCGAGCTGGGCCGGCTGTTGAGCCCTTGCAGCCGGCGATCCTGGTCACAGGCGAGCAAGGCGGCGCCCACCGCGTTGCCATCGTCACCCGGTGCCGCAAAGATGTGCGCGTTCCTGAACTTCGTCAGCTGCGTGATCTTGCCGTTGTACGACGAATTCAGGGCGCATCCGCCGCCAAACACCAGGTTGTCGGAGATGCCGAACTCGTACAGGCGGTTCAGCAGCGCCGTCATCATCTCCGCGAACACCACCTGCCCGGTGTGGGCCAGATCGGCGGCGGCCAGGCTCGGCTGGTCGGGCGTGCGGATGTACTTCAGCAGCCTGGAGGCCGACTTCCATTCCGGGTCCGGGCACTCGATGTCGAAGCCGGACACCGCGACCCTCTCGCGCAGGACGTCGTAGATGGCCTGGTTGAACTTGCCATACGGCGCAAGGCCCATCACCTTCCATTCTTCGCCGGCCCACGGGTCGAAGCCGCACCAGCCACACAAGTGCGAATAGAAGAAGCCCAGGCTCTTCGCGAG
Protein-coding regions in this window:
- a CDS encoding SDR family NAD(P)-dependent oxidoreductase — translated: MPSCPGAVAPSLSFWSDMKELNNKVAVITGAASGIGRGMAEVFAAAGMRVVLSDVEPSALDATTQALRDAGADVHAVRCDVSKADQVDELARQTLRRYGAVHVLCNNAGVGVRAGPSWTNSLQDWHWILGVNLMGAVHGLRSFLPIMIEQGTEAHIVNTASTSGLISDDNTLYGVSKFALVALSEGVYWELRHGRYKPKISVLCPGCVDTNILASQRNRPAELAGSTPAAIDPVAVAVQEWYAEQLKQGLSPRAVGEQVLAAIRDERFYIMTHAEEYRPYIERRMKDVLSGNNPTFLPPRGIASLMQKLNALAGR
- a CDS encoding 4'-phosphopantetheinyl transferase family protein, whose protein sequence is MLQLLGPGEIHLWLAFYDRIDDEATLAAFLALLNPAERLQQGRFYRADDRRRYLVTRALVRTVLSRYLPVEPVDWVFTANAYGRPAALNDEARDARLLFNLSHTQGVIVLAVARDRALGVDVENIQARKVSTEIADHYFSAAEVAALHRVPLQQRQERFFEYWTFKESYIKARGMGLSIPLDRFSFDFPHEHGVRITVAPELGDTLPWQFWQLRLAPRYLIAVCAERLQGAGPAPSVRGIWPWGLGDGVTALISRESDPSCHSSSITASTQGGTA
- a CDS encoding methyltransferase domain-containing protein, which codes for MHDWSHDLAAALASGDGAAMKAALSDLPQDVMRRATPYLEAQAMRHLGARRPDLALPYYDQLVQAEPDQPGWRRDRARVYLALGRATEALADARYVVELAPDDALGHLLQAEVHERLQQWGAAHQLYRQVLSIEGLQADVQRRVVSLEAAVRDRAAASPPHAPPAPAGPAAVRTEGPAPPADLAFDPALFEDAALPASAGDAMVNGLKRHLARYSALRHVAHTLVRLEDPVWMGAWDRALATLAGGRVLLRGSELGVLGARSLEQGAASVHLLEASPLEARIARGVLQKQLLKQWHARHGAQIPQWSEEQRRESFEAHTQHVEVVAADESSLAEPDCDAVVFAHLDHALLGTGIVKAVRQHRRSGTGAQVRVLPTRATLFAMAVQWVYPGTGYRLEPVERLRWSPYPQALELSSEHWRPLTPAVRLGSIDFEDFAETVWDVPMPVVSTGSVEALIFWYELDLGGACLDNAPGSALSCIKPGVQYTDPIEVTQGGEPLSLRVHVNENRLYLQTQPPATRLRTGSLPSWYLRMLGDRRRNDAYQASLLRAIGTRPCELALDIGAGFGLLSMMAAEAGAQHVLACEVDPEMAGAAADVIRLNGMEDRITLLHQDCREVRVPDHSPRRADLAVFELFDCSLIGKGVLRLLAHAREHLLTEHAGYLPMGARIRAMVVECRLDQVLGVDVNLLNPYRFSRSFINVDAERLAYRALTAPFDVFSFDFSTATPTPEEKTLDVPCVADGTAGAVLFWFDLQMDIASSLSNAPGSGMPLHWKQGLQWLPELRVGRDVSLPLLARHDGSGLSFQWRADAVPRDAWSSLPRFDPHTVAAEAELEQHTAALLQHCLQHPDEHRQVAALAQRFAIEPARHGLDPSIAQRFAAMILGI
- a CDS encoding acyltransferase domain-containing protein produces the protein MRTVFMFSGQGSQYYQMGQALLAQNDEFRQSMLSMDQVVRRLTGHSVVQVLYQEDRRKSEAFDRLLLSHPALFMVEYALARALIAAGVVPDATLGASAGTFAAATVAGCLEVDDALAAVVQQARIFEACCEPGGMLAVLGEPALYERLGLAGRSELASVNFSSHFVVSAPSAELDRIAAELDKRLLIWQRLPVPFAFHSRWIDSARSACEDLSWSVRCRSASLPLLCCSEADVVVRPGRSYFWDIARRPIRFGEAIAKLERQGPCRYIDVGPAGTLSTLLKHGLPADSASRAHMVLTPYGQDVRNFNALVAMGAA
- a CDS encoding carbamoyltransferase family protein; amino-acid sequence: MAMKRNYIGLACTGHDNALAVVNDRGEVVFAEATERFLQNKRSYNCIPDNPILIGKVIKQYCDPEADIVIAKTWSEDAPGILRQESALAAQRLQGPYRPYSSSFIKYDVGAYQYVLKSVSDSIQSAGVNLKFYCEQVLGKQVEFRSFNHHLTHAATACYTSPYEQAACIVVDGMGEGVSVSGYAYRDHRIEALPVPVQSMLGNLAKSLGFFYSHLCGWCGFDPWAGEEWKVMGLAPYGKFNQAIYDVLRERVAVSGFDIECPDPEWKSASRLLKYIRTPDQPSLAAADLAHTGQVVFAEMMTALLNRLYEFGISDNLVFGGGCALNSSYNGKITQLTKFRNAHIFAAPGDDGNAVGAALLACDQDRRLQGLNSRPSSPYLGSTMSKSSLQDLARYSRIPGLQHLPDDICRRTAQLLSEGKIIGWVQGRAEFGPRALGNRSILADPRRADMKDKINARVKFREEFRPFAPSILAEYGPEYFLHYQDTPYMERTLAFREEVRQHVPAVVHVDGTGRLQSVKRSLNERYHALISEFHRLTGVPLVLNTSLNVMGKPIVHSVEDALAVLYTTGLDAMVIEDYLIEKQ
- the fabV gene encoding enoyl-ACP reductase FabV, which encodes MIIRPKVKGFICTTAHPAGCRANVEEQIRYIRSRGPLGGDAPKRVLVVGASTGYGLASRITAAFGGGAATLGVFYEKPASDSRTASAGWYNSVAFHRAAEQAGLYAKSINGDAFSNSVKAKTIELIQADLGQIDLLVYSLASPRRLHPDTGVVHASVLKPIGESLTQVGLDPGREVLKPFTLPAATQQEIDDTVAVMGGDDWQRWVHALSAAGVLAPQCKTTAYTYVGAAPTRRIYWDGTIGAAKKDLDRTAAALRGEGYDAAVSVLKAVVTQASAAIPVMPLYLALLFRLMKQDGSHEGCIEQIHRLFGECLYSADPRRDDEGRNRVDEQEMRADIQAAVERLVPEVTTENLRLVSDFDGFRADFLKLFGFGVPGVDYEAEVEAELPMHGLVDLSS